The genomic window CGCAGGCCTCCCGTCGGTTCTTCCTTGAGGCCTTCCATCAGATCTCCTTGACGTACTCGAACGGCTCGCGGCAGGCGCGGCAGCGCCACAGGGCCTTGCAGGACGTGGCGGCGAAGCGGGAGGTCTCCTCGGTGTCCGCCGAACCGCAGCGCGGGCACGGGACCGTGCGGCGCGTGGGCGACAGCAAGAGGGGGACCGGGCCTCGGGGGGCCGCTCCGGGTGGGGCGATGCCGTGTTCGGTGAGTTTGCGCCGACCGGTGCCGGTGATCCAGTCGGTGGTCCACGGCGGGTTCAGGACCGTACGGATCTCCACCCGTTCGTATCCGGCGGCGCGGAGCCGCGCGGCCACGTCGGCACGCATCTCGGCCATGGCGGGGCAGCCCGAGTAGGTCGGGGTCAGGCTCGCGACCACCGTGCCGTCCTCGGTCAGCTCCACATCCCGCAGCACACCGAGGTCGGCGAGGGTCAGCATGGGCAGCTCGGGGTCCGGCACCTGCTCGGCGATGTGCCGGGCGTGCCGCACGTCGGTCAGGGTGGTCACCATGTCGCCTCCGGGTGGGCGCGCGCCACGCTCTGCAACTCGGCGAGCAGCGGCGCGAGATGCTCGGTGTGCTCGCCGCCGCGGCCCGCGCCCGGCAGCGGCCGGTACACCGGCATGGGCAGCCCGGCCGCCTCGGTGACCTGGCGGAGCACGGCGGCGACCTCGTCCCGTGCGTCGCAGGCGGTGAACAACTCGCCGACGTACGGGGCCACTTGCTCCATCGCCTTGCGCATCCGCCGATGCGACTCCTCCGTGCCGTCACCGAGCCGCACGGCCCACTCGGCGGCGTACTGCCGGTGGTACGTCAGTTCCTTGACACCCTTCGCGGCGATCGCCGCGAGCACCGGGTCGGGGTGGTCGACAAGCCGCCCGAAGTGCGCGAGGCGCCAGCTGGACAGCACGAGCAGCCGGACGACGGAGAACGCGAAGTCCCCGTTGGGGAGTTCGGCGAGTCGTACGTTGCGGAAGTCGTCGGCGTCCCGGAAGTAGGCGTACGCGTCCTCGCCGCGCCCGGTGCCGTCGACCTGCCCGGCGCGGGAGTACAACAGGCGGGCCTGGCCCAGGAGGTCGAGGCCGATGTTGGCGAGAGCGACCTCCTCCTCCAGTTCCGGCGCACGGGTGGTCCACTCGGCGAGCCGCTGGGCGGAAACCAGGGCGTCGTCGGCCAACGCCACACAGGTGGCGGCCAGTTCACCTACGTCGACGCGCTCGGGCACGGTGGTGTCCACGCCGTGCAGCGGGTCCTCGAAGCCGGTGCCGTACGCCCAGCGGGCGTCGTCCTCGTGTCCCTCGGCGAGGGTCAGGTAGACGTGGTCGTCACTCATACCCTGCTCCTCAGATGTGCGGGACGTCGTCGGGGATGTCGTAGAAGGTGGGGTGGCGGTACACCTTGTCGGCGCTGGGCTCGAAGAAGGGGTCCTTCTCGTCGCGGGTGGAGGCGGTGATGTACTCCGAGCGCACCACCCAGATGGAGACGCCCTCGTTGCGGCGGGTGTACAGGTCGCGGGCGTGGGTGAGGGCCATGGTGTCGTCGGCGGCGTGCAGCGAGCCCACGTGGACGTGGTTCAGGCCGCGCTTGCCGCGTACGAAGACCTCGTACAGCGGCCAGTCGCCCTTGTTCGTGCCGGTCATGCCGCCGTCCCCTTCCGGGCTCGTTCGCTCCGCCTGGCCGCGTGGGCGGTGGCCGCCTCGCGCACCCAGGTGCCCTCTTCGTGGGCGGTCCGCCGCCGTTCCATCCGCTGGTCGTTGCACGGTCCGTCGCCGGTGATCACGCGCTTCAGCTCGGCCCAGTCGGGGGTGCCGAAGTCGTGCCGGCCGCGCTCCTCGTTCCAGCGCAGGTCCGGGTCGGGGAGGGTGACGCCGAGCTTCTCGGCCTGCGGGACGGTCATGTCGACGAAGCGCTGCCGCAGCTCGTCATTGGAGTGCCGCTTGATCTTCCAGGCCATGGACTGGGCGGAGTTGGGCGAGGCGTCGTCGGGCGGGCCGAACATCATCAGCGACGGCCACCACCAGCGGTCCACCGCGTCCTGCACCATCGTCCGTTGCGCCTCGGTGCCGCGCATCATCGTCAGCAGCAGTTCGTAGCCCTGCCGCTGGTGGAAGGACTCCTCCTTGCAGATTCGCACCATCGCGCGCGCGTACGGCCCGTACGAACTCCGGCACAGCGGCACCTGGTTGCAGATCGCCGCGCCGTCCACGAACCAGCCGATCACACCCACGTCGGCGAAGCTCGCCGTCGGGTAGTTGAAGATCGACGAGTACTTCTGGCGGCCCTCGATCAGCCGCCGGGTCAGGTCCGCGCGGTCCGCGCCGAGGGTCTCCGCCGCCGAGTACAGATACAGCCCGTGGCCCGCCTCGTCCTGCACCTTCGCGAAGAGGATCGCCTTGCGGCGCAGCGACGGCGCGCGGGTGATCCACTCGCCCTCCGGCTGCATGCCGATGATCTCCGAGTGCGCGTGCTGCGCGATCTGCCGGACGAGCGTCCTGCGATAGCCCTCGGGCATCCAGTCGCGCGGCTCGATCCGCTGGTCGCGCGCGATCGTCGCGTCGAAGTGCTCCCGCAGCGCGTCCGGGGCGTCCTCGGCGTCCTGGGACGGCGCCCCGGCGGAGTCTGTCGTCGTCATCGATACCAGCTTCCCAACCGACCATTCGTTCGGTACCAGTGTGACGCGATTCGAGCGGGCGGGCAAGACCTGGGTACGGATCACAGGACATGGACGTGTCCCGTACCGCCGCCGGGGTCGAAGGAAGGTGTGGGCGTCAGGGTCGAGGTGACGATCGTCGATCCGGAAACCCCGGAGCACTCCGTGGGCGAGCTCAAGCGGGTCGAGGACCTCCGTAACTCCGAGATCTGATGACCGGGCGGACGGCAGCCCACCCCAGGGGCGCGGGACTGCGTCGATGTGCGGCTCCCCCGCCTGGGCGCGACCAGCCGGTGACGGCCCGCGGTCAACCACCGACAGCGAAGCCAAGCCTCTCCCCGCTGATCTGCACGGCCCGGCGCTCTCTCAGAGCCCCCGATGCACGACGTGACCGCCCGTGACGGTAAGGCGCACCGGCGCCTCGGCGACCTCGTCGGCGGGCGCCTCCACGGGGTCGAGGCCCAAACCGGTGAGATCGGCCCGGAAGCCGACGGCGATACGCCCGCCGACGTCCCCCTCGCCGGCGGCCAGCGCCGCATGGCTGGTGCAGCCCTCCAACGCCTGGACCCCGGTCAGCCCCGCCCGGGACGCCGCGGCGCCGCGCGGCGCACGGGCCGTCGCCAGCACGCCGCGGGCATCATAGTGGGCGATCGGCCAGTCCGACCCGAGCGCGACAACCGCGCCCGCGTCGCGCAGATCCCGCAGCCGCCACGCCCGCACGGCCCGCTCCTCACCGAGCCGCACGGACCACGCGTCGGACAGATCGGCCCGTGTGTAGCCGGTGTGCGGCGGCTGCATGGACGCGATCACGCCCACCTCGGCGAACCGCGCCACCAGATCGTCGGGCACCGACTCGATGTGCTCCACCCGGTGCGCGAGCCGGGCGCCGGGCCCCAGTGAGGCGACGGTGTCGAGGACGTGGCGTACGGCGGCGTCCCCGATCGCGTGGGTCGCGGTGCGCACCCCGGCGCGGTGCAGCCGCCGTAGCGCGTCGCTGTACGCGGCCGGGTCGGGCCAGAACGCGTCGGTGCCCTGGCCGTGGCAGTCGGGATGGTCCAGCCAGGCGGTGCCGCCTTCCACGGTGCCGTCCATGAAGAACTTCACCCCGCCGACCTGCCAGTGCCGTCCGCCCCGGCCCTGGAGAGCGACGAGTTCCGCCAGGTCGTCCGCGTCGGCGCCGGGCATGCACCAGGGTGCGAAGCGCAGCCGCAGCGGCAGCACCGACTCCTCGGCGACCGCGCCCACCAGGTCGAGGTCGCCGAGGTCCATGACATGGGCCCCGGTGAGGCCGGTGGCCGCCATCCCGCCCAGCAACTCGGCCAGCCGCAGGCGCCGTTCGGCGTACGACGGCCGGGGCATGACGGGTTCGACCAGGGCCATCGCGGCGTGTTCCACGAGATGTCCGGTCAGCCGTCCGTCGGCGTCGACGACGATGTGCGACCGCTGGGCGAAAGCGCGCGGCCCGGTGATGTCGGCGGCCTTGAGCGCGGCCCCGCTGACGAGGGCGGAGTGGCCGTCGTACAGGCGCAGCAAGGCGGGCGCGCCGTCCAGGGCGTCCTCGACGAGGGCTCGGTCGATGGGCCGGCCGCCGAAGACGTTGTGGTCCAGGCCGTAGCCGATGACCCAGCCGTCGGTGCGTTCGCCCTCGGTGAGCGCGGCGCGCAGTCCGTCGAGGTCGCGTACGGCGGTCAGGTCGATCCCGGTGGCCATGTCCAGGCCCCACACGGGGTGGCTGTGGCTGTCCACCAGGCCCGGCACCAGCCGGCCGCCGCCCAGGTCCACGACCTCGGTGCCGGGCCCGCGCCAGTCCCGTACGTCCGCCGCCTCACCCACGGCGGCGATCAGGCCGTCGCGTACGGCGACCGCGGTGGCGTACGGCCGCTCCGGGTCGAGGGTGCGGACGTGGGCGCCGGTGATCACGAGGTCGGCGGTGGGCATGGAGAGGTCTCCTCCGGTGGTGAGGGGGGCGGCGGTCGGCTGGGGCGGGGTCAGTCGCCGGCTTCGGCCGACGGCTCGGCGGCGAAGTTCGCGTAGACCTCGGGCCGGGCACGGCGCAGCCAGAAGGCGAGTACGAGGCCGATGACGAGGACGGCCGGGACGAGGGCCGCGAGGACGGTGTTGACGGTGGTGGAGGCGCCGGTGAACTGGTCGAGGTGGGTGACGACCAAGGTGATGGCGGCGGTGAGGAGCACCGCCGCGACCACGGGGGCGACGACCGTGCGCAGGGCGCCCTCGGTGTGGGTGACGCGCCGGAAGTAGAAGGGCACGGCGAGCGCGGCGAGCAGTTGCAGCAGCATCAGGGCGAGCATGCCGGGGGTGTTCACCCACAGCAGCAGCTGCATGTACGGGTCGGCGCCGGCCGCGGCGAAGGCGACGACGACGATCGCGCCGAGGACGGTCTGGGCGAGGCCCGCGACGTACGGGGAGCGGTGGCGCGGGTGCACGCGGGCCAGGGCCTTGGGGAGGATCCCCTCCTCGGCGAGGGCGAGGCCGTAGCGGTTGATGGCGTTGTGGAAGGCGAGCAGGGAGGCGAGGACGCTGGTGACGATGAGGACGCGCATCAGGTCGGCCGCCCAGGGGCCGACGTAGGTCGTGATGGCGGAGAAGAACAGGTCCGCGGGGTTGGCGCCGGCCGCCGCGATGACCTGGGCGTCGCCGAAGGCCTGGATCACGGTCCAGACGATGAAGGCGTAGAACAGGCCGAGGAAGCCGATGGCGAGGTAGGTGGCGCGTGGCACCGTACGGGCCGGGTCGCGGGCTTCCCGGCGGTAGATGACGGTCGACTCGAAGCCGGTGAACGCGGCGAACGCGAAGGCCAGGACGGCCACCATGCCGGAGACCATGACGTTGTCGGGGGCGAAGGAGGCGAGCGAGAGGCCGTCGGCGCCGCCCTTGACGAGCACTCCCCCGGCGAGCAGCACGAGGATGCCGGTCTCGGCGACCAGCAGGACGCCGAGGAGCTTGGCGCCGAAGTCGATGGACCGGTAGCCGGCGTAGCCGATGAGCAGCAGGCCCGCGAGGGAGACGGGCAGCCAGGGGATGTCCGCGCCGAACAGGGAGCGGGCGGTGTCCCGGGTGGCGGTGCCGAGGAGGCCGTAGACGCCGATCTCCATGCCGTTGTAGCCGATCAGCGCGAGCAGCGCGGCGCCGATGCCGACCCGGCGGCCGAGGCCGCGCGTGATGTACGCGTAGAAGGCGCCGGCGCTGCGGACGTGGCGGCTCATGGTGGTGAAGCCGACGGCGAAGACGGCGAGCGTGAGACCGGCGAGGAGATAGCCGACGGGAGCGCCGATGCCGCCCATCAGGATGGCGAGCGGGGCGACGCCGGCCATCACGGTGAGCGGGGCGGCGGCGGAGACGACGAAGAAGGCGATGTCGGTGGTGCCGAGCGAGCCGGAGCGGAGGGAGGGCGCCGGGGAGCCGGCGCTCTCGGCGGGGGCGGGGGCGGCGCCGGTGGCGTCGGGGGTGACAGTCATGAGGGAAGGCCCTTCTGGCTGCGGGCAGGGACGAGCGTACCGGGCGTGCGGGGATGACCTGGGCCCGTAAACCTAAAGGCTTTCGGTTTTCGCAATGTAGCCTTCATCTCGGACTACTGGGAAGACCCCGGAGGGGACGGACACCATGGGACGGCCGCGCACACCCCTGCTCGACAGGGAGCGCATCACCACCACCGCGCTGGAACTCGTCGACGCGCAGGGCGAGTTCAGCGTGCCGCAGATCGCGCGGCGGCTCGGGGTGCAGACCGGCTCGGTGTACCACCACGTGGACGGTCGGGACGGCATCGTGGAGCTGCTGCGCGAGCGGGTCGCGGAGGGCATCGACGTCTCCGCCCTCGGCCTCCGCCCCTGGGACGAGGCCCTCGCCGCCTGGGCCCGCTCCTACCGCGCGGCCTTCGCGGCCCACCCCCGGGCCATCCCGCTGCTGATGACGTCCCCGGTACGGGCCCCGCGCGTCCTCGAACAGTACGAGCGGGCCGTCGGTCTGCTCCTCGACGCGGGCTTCCCCCTCCCGGACGTGATGCCGGTGCTGGTCGCCCTGGAGAACGTCGTCCTGGGCTCGGCCCTGGACCTCGCCGCCCCCCTGGCCATGTGGGAGATCTCCGACGAGTCGGCCACGCCCCGCCTGGCGGAGGCCCTGAACGCGGCCGGCGACGGCCGCGCGGACGCGTCCTTCGAGCTGGCCCTCGACGGATTCCTCCGGCATGCGCGGCGCAGGCTGGAGGCGTACGCGCAGGTGTAGAGGAAGGTGGGGCGGTGTAGAGGAGGGTGGGGCGGTGCACGGAAAAACTCCTGTGCGCCGGCTCGCACACCTCTGCGATCATCCCCGAATGGCGCACAGTCTCGAATCGCTGGTCATCCGGCACACCCACCGCCTGCCTTCCCCCAAGGGCTCCGCCGGGGAAGGAGCCACCGCCGCGCGGCAGTTCGACGCGGCGCTGTTGTCCGTGGGCTTCAAGCTCTCGGCGGATCTGCTGGAGCGGCTGTCGGGGCTGTCCGAGGCCGCGGTCGTGCACACCGCCAAGCGGACGCTGCGCACCGTGAGCGAGATGGTGGGCGACCACGTCCGGCACAACTCCTACTTCATCGACTTCCCGGCGAACGTGCCGGACACCGAGGAGTTCTGGACGCGGTGCGTGGTGGAGGCGCTCGGCGACGAGAAGGCGCGCGAGAGCGTGCTGACGCAGCTGACGCACGGGGTGCTGGACCTGCTCAGCCTCCCCACGTACGGCCGGTACCAGCACACCTACGAGGAGATGCTCGCGGCGCAGGACGAGCTGATCGCCTCGGCGGGCGACCGGGTGACCGTCCTGCACCTCGGCCGGGACCTGGACGACGAGCTCACGGACCTGTACCTGGCCCTGGCGGGCAGCACGACGCCGCTGGGCGAGGACGGCCTGCGCGACCTCAAGGCCCTCGCCGAGGGGTGCGCGCTCGGGCCCCAGCCGGAGTCGATGCCGGTCCGGGAGAACCGGGCGGTCGTCAACGAGGCCCGCCTCGGCGTCGGCGCGGACCTCCTGGTGGACACCGTCACCGATGTGCTGCGGCTGGCCTGCGCGCTGTCGGGCGGTGACGTGACGCTTCAGGAGCCGACCCGGTTCCGGGCGCTGTCGCGGCCGGTCCGCCGGGCGCTGCTCGCGGGGCTCGACGCCGTGGTCGCGGCGAACCCCGCGAAGCTCGCCGATGTGCACGCGCACCGGGAGCCCTTCAAGCGGCTCGGTGAGCGTCTTCACCCGCACGAGTACCCGCGGTGGCCGCACGCCGCCGATGTGTTCGCCGTGGCACGGGGCGAGAAGGAGGCGCGGTCCTTCGACAGCCGGGTCGAGCAGTTGCTCGGCGAGTGCGACGTCCTCGGCGCGGTGGAGCTGCTGAGGTCCGCGCCCGGCAAGCTGTACCGCGCGCTGGACCGGCTGCTGCGCATGGCGCCCGCCCAGGAGGAGCGGAACGCCGTCGTGGCGGCCGCCGAGGAGGCGGCCACGCAGGTCTCCGGCCGGCTCGTGCTGTCGGTGCGCGAACACCTCCACAACCGCGTCCGGGACGCCGGGGAGCGCCGGGTCTTCGTCAACCGCCTCGGCGGCGCCTGGGTCACCGACGACGAACGCCCGCCGGTGCCGGCGCCGGAGCGCGAGCGCCTGATCGCCGCCCTGGACACCGAGATGCGCCACCGGCTCCCGGCGCCGGGCCACCTGTTGGTCGACCCCGACGTCCTGGACGTCGCGCTGCCGCTGAGCGGGAAGGCGACGGCGGCCGGTCTCGGCGTACTGCCGCGCGGCTCCATGTCACCGGTCGACGGGGAACTGCTGCGCTTCTTCGTCCACTGGAAGCAGTCGGCCCACGACACCGACTACGACCTGTCGGCGCTGATGCTCGACGAGCGCTACGAGACCGTCTCCTGGCTCTCCTACACCGAGCTCACCGACATCGGCGGCGAGCACTCCGGTGACATCACCGAAGCGCCGCACGGTGCCTCGGAGTTCATCAACCTGCGTCTGGACGCCGTCCGGGGCACGTTCATCGTCCCGGAGGTCAACATCTTCTCCGGGGAGAGCTTCGAGCAGGTCGAGGAGTCGTTCTTCGGCTTCATGCTGCGCGAGGGCGAGCAGCAGGGGCGGCCGTTCGAGGCGCGCGCCGTCCGTATGAAGTCGGAGCTGCGCGGCCCGGGCCGGGTCGCGCTGCCGCTGGCGTTCCAGCGGGGCGACGACGGCCGGTGGCGGGCGAAGTGGCTGCACCTGTACCTCAAGGGCAGTCCGTCGGAGAACCGGGTGGAGGACAACCGGGTGACGGTCGCGGCGCTGCTGCGCGCCATCGTCGAGCACGATCAGCTGACGGTCCGTTACCTCGTCGGCCTCATGACCGCCGACGGCGCCACGGCGATGACGCCGTGGGACGGGAAGTCGGTCCCGGACGGGCCCGTCACCTACATCGGCCTCGAACGCCCGGAGGGGCTGCACCCGGACTCCCGGGTCATCACCCTCGAAAATCTGCGCGACTTGATCCCGGGGTGACTGCTAACGTTGCCCGTGGCGAGGCCATGAAGGGGCTTCCTTCTCATCTCATTCATAGAGCTCAGCTCTTTCGCTCTCCTCGCCCTTGACCTCGAACCGGGAGGCGCCGCATCGGCGCCTCCCGGTTTCGTGTGCGCGCGGATGACAGCGGCCGAGCACGTCACCACTCCCGCACGCGGGCCGGGTCACCGCGCGAGCGCCGCCCGAGCCGTGTCCAGGGCCTGTTCCGCGTAGCCACGGCCGAAGAGCACGGCGTGCACCAGCAGCGGGAAGAGCTGGTGGAGTCCGACGCGGTCGGCCCAGCCGTCGGCCAGGGGGGCCGCCCGCTGGTAGCCGTCGAGGATGTGGCCCAGGTGGGGACAGCCGAAGAGGGCGAGCATCGCTAGGTCGGTCTCGCGGTGGCCGCCGTGCGCGGCCGGGTCGATGAGCCAGGCGTCGCCGTCGGCGCCCCACAGGACGTTGCCGTTCCAGAGGTCGCCGTGCAGCCGGGCGGGCGGCTCGGCGGGGCCCGCCAGGTCGGGCAGCCGCGCGCAGACCTCCTCGACCGGGGCCGCCTCGGCCGGGCGGATCGTGCCGTCGTCGACCGCGCGGCGCAGAT from Streptomyces sp. DSM 40750 includes these protein-coding regions:
- the paaD gene encoding 1,2-phenylacetyl-CoA epoxidase subunit PaaD, yielding MVTTLTDVRHARHIAEQVPDPELPMLTLADLGVLRDVELTEDGTVVASLTPTYSGCPAMAEMRADVAARLRAAGYERVEIRTVLNPPWTTDWITGTGRRKLTEHGIAPPGAAPRGPVPLLLSPTRRTVPCPRCGSADTEETSRFAATSCKALWRCRACREPFEYVKEI
- the paaC gene encoding 1,2-phenylacetyl-CoA epoxidase subunit PaaC, which encodes MSDDHVYLTLAEGHEDDARWAYGTGFEDPLHGVDTTVPERVDVGELAATCVALADDALVSAQRLAEWTTRAPELEEEVALANIGLDLLGQARLLYSRAGQVDGTGRGEDAYAYFRDADDFRNVRLAELPNGDFAFSVVRLLVLSSWRLAHFGRLVDHPDPVLAAIAAKGVKELTYHRQYAAEWAVRLGDGTEESHRRMRKAMEQVAPYVGELFTACDARDEVAAVLRQVTEAAGLPMPVYRPLPGAGRGGEHTEHLAPLLAELQSVARAHPEATW
- the paaB gene encoding 1,2-phenylacetyl-CoA epoxidase subunit PaaB, translated to MTGTNKGDWPLYEVFVRGKRGLNHVHVGSLHAADDTMALTHARDLYTRRNEGVSIWVVRSEYITASTRDEKDPFFEPSADKVYRHPTFYDIPDDVPHI
- the paaA gene encoding 1,2-phenylacetyl-CoA epoxidase subunit PaaA, with protein sequence MTTTDSAGAPSQDAEDAPDALREHFDATIARDQRIEPRDWMPEGYRRTLVRQIAQHAHSEIIGMQPEGEWITRAPSLRRKAILFAKVQDEAGHGLYLYSAAETLGADRADLTRRLIEGRQKYSSIFNYPTASFADVGVIGWFVDGAAICNQVPLCRSSYGPYARAMVRICKEESFHQRQGYELLLTMMRGTEAQRTMVQDAVDRWWWPSLMMFGPPDDASPNSAQSMAWKIKRHSNDELRQRFVDMTVPQAEKLGVTLPDPDLRWNEERGRHDFGTPDWAELKRVITGDGPCNDQRMERRRTAHEEGTWVREAATAHAARRSERARKGTAA
- a CDS encoding amidohydrolase; protein product: MPTADLVITGAHVRTLDPERPYATAVAVRDGLIAAVGEAADVRDWRGPGTEVVDLGGGRLVPGLVDSHSHPVWGLDMATGIDLTAVRDLDGLRAALTEGERTDGWVIGYGLDHNVFGGRPIDRALVEDALDGAPALLRLYDGHSALVSGAALKAADITGPRAFAQRSHIVVDADGRLTGHLVEHAAMALVEPVMPRPSYAERRLRLAELLGGMAATGLTGAHVMDLGDLDLVGAVAEESVLPLRLRFAPWCMPGADADDLAELVALQGRGGRHWQVGGVKFFMDGTVEGGTAWLDHPDCHGQGTDAFWPDPAAYSDALRRLHRAGVRTATHAIGDAAVRHVLDTVASLGPGARLAHRVEHIESVPDDLVARFAEVGVIASMQPPHTGYTRADLSDAWSVRLGEERAVRAWRLRDLRDAGAVVALGSDWPIAHYDARGVLATARAPRGAAASRAGLTGVQALEGCTSHAALAAGEGDVGGRIAVGFRADLTGLGLDPVEAPADEVAEAPVRLTVTGGHVVHRGL
- a CDS encoding APC family permease, which produces MTVTPDATGAAPAPAESAGSPAPSLRSGSLGTTDIAFFVVSAAAPLTVMAGVAPLAILMGGIGAPVGYLLAGLTLAVFAVGFTTMSRHVRSAGAFYAYITRGLGRRVGIGAALLALIGYNGMEIGVYGLLGTATRDTARSLFGADIPWLPVSLAGLLLIGYAGYRSIDFGAKLLGVLLVAETGILVLLAGGVLVKGGADGLSLASFAPDNVMVSGMVAVLAFAFAAFTGFESTVIYRREARDPARTVPRATYLAIGFLGLFYAFIVWTVIQAFGDAQVIAAAGANPADLFFSAITTYVGPWAADLMRVLIVTSVLASLLAFHNAINRYGLALAEEGILPKALARVHPRHRSPYVAGLAQTVLGAIVVVAFAAAGADPYMQLLLWVNTPGMLALMLLQLLAALAVPFYFRRVTHTEGALRTVVAPVVAAVLLTAAITLVVTHLDQFTGASTTVNTVLAALVPAVLVIGLVLAFWLRRARPEVYANFAAEPSAEAGD
- a CDS encoding TetR/AcrR family transcriptional regulator, whose translation is MGRPRTPLLDRERITTTALELVDAQGEFSVPQIARRLGVQTGSVYHHVDGRDGIVELLRERVAEGIDVSALGLRPWDEALAAWARSYRAAFAAHPRAIPLLMTSPVRAPRVLEQYERAVGLLLDAGFPLPDVMPVLVALENVVLGSALDLAAPLAMWEISDESATPRLAEALNAAGDGRADASFELALDGFLRHARRRLEAYAQV